One window from the genome of Sardina pilchardus chromosome 12, fSarPil1.1, whole genome shotgun sequence encodes:
- the fosab gene encoding v-fos FBJ murine osteosarcoma viral oncogene homolog Ab: MMFTTFNTDCDSSSRCSTASPSNIDNIGYYPSPAGSQSSMGSPLSQSQDFTDLSVTSASFIPTVTAISSCPDLRWMVQPVVSSVAPSNTRAHPYSANSTSAYHTPGLMKTAGAKSSGRRSKIEQLSPEEEEKKRVRRERNKQAAAKCRNRRRELTDTLQAETDDLEDDKSALQTEIANLLKEKERLEFILAAHKPICKIPSDLPEAFPEAPVSCSHSILLEPVAQPLSTLAGSSSTTGPSIATTSSTSLFSSPSVVSDMSTVKMADLDCSLEESLDLLAKSELETARSVPDMDLASSLYTQDWEPLYTSANNDLEPLCTPVVTCTPACTTYTSSFTFTYPESEALPTCGLAHRRGSSSNDQSSDSLSSPTLLAL; this comes from the exons ATGATGTTTACCACTTTTAACACGGATTGCGATTCTTCCTCCCGCTGTAGCACCGCTTCCCCCAGTAACATCGATAACATTGGTTACTATCCGTCGCCTGCCGGATCACAATCGAGCATGGGCTCTCCATTAAGTCAATCTCAG GATTTTACAGACCTCAGTGTCACCAGTGCTTCCTTCATCCCAACTGTCACTGCTATATCTTCTTGCCCTGACTTGCGCTGGATGGTACAGCCAGTGGTGTCTTCAGTGGCCCCTTCCAATACCCGGGCACATCCCTACAGTGCAAACTCCACTTCTGCCTACCATACCCCAGGCCTGATGAAGACTGCAGGAGCTAAGAGTTCTGGGAGAAGGAGCAAAATTGAACAG CTTTccccagaggaagaggaaaagaaaagagtgcGACGTGAACGCAACAAGCAGGCTGCAGCAAAGTGTCGCAACAGAAGACGAGAACTCACAGATACTCTGCAAGCT GAAACTGATGATTTGGAGGATGACAAGTCTGCTCTTCAGACAGAAATTGCCAATCTgctgaaagagaaggaaaggttGGAGTTTATTCTGGCAGCTCACAAGCCCATCTGTAAGATTCCCTCAGACCTGCCAGAGGCCTTTCCTGAAGCTCCCGTTTCCTGCTCCCATTCCATCCTGCTTGAGCCAGTCGCCCAACCTCTGAGCACCCTCGCCGGGTCTTCCAGCACGACTGGGCCCTCCATCGCCACTACCTCTTCCACTTCACTGTTCTCCAGCCCTAGCGTGGTCAGCGACATGTCAACGGTCAAGATGGCTGACCTGGACTGCTCCTTGGAGGAATCGCTGGACTTGCTCGCCAAGAGCGAGCTGGAAACCGCGCGCTCTGTCCCCGACATGGATCTCGCCAGCTCCTTGTACACCCAGGACTGGGAGCCTCTCTACACCTCGGCCAACAACGACTTGGAGCCTCTGTGCACGCCGGTAGTCACTTGCACCCCTGCCTGCACCACATACACGTCTTCCTTCACGTTTACCTATCCCGAGAGTGAGGCTCTCCCCACCTGTGGACTGGCCCATCGCAGGGGTAGTAGCAGCAATGACCAGTCCTCCGATTCTCTCAGCTCCCCCACCCTGCTGGCCTTGTAA
- the LOC134097793 gene encoding THAP domain-containing protein 1-like, translated as MSDSEAHEKVRRPRAEKGTQCCAYGCKKRKKSRLNGRSDSEGSEDEESALKRCQPRTFHSIPNDPERRRAWLVGLHRKKWTPSSHSRVCSDHFKESDMDRTGQTVRVRSDAIPTRLKSLPKHLRMTATKPRKPPLDRSKVITSKAVQERIGLQLENTVPECNRVSPTRRVQLSDHQYYNPECNPSRNVQLVDHEYYIKDSPKRLTGKLHLSNEKIAILRKKLKHAQQKSRRLQMKVKSLKDIVKHLRKKQRQLELGTSHENVSSENSSKSKKKNT; from the exons ATGTCGGACTCTGAGGCGCACGAGAAAGTTCGAAGGCCTAGGGCTGAAAAGGGCACCCAGTGTTGTGCATATGGTTGCAAGAAGCGTAAGAAAAGCAGACTTAATGGCAGAAGTGATAGCGAAGGCAGCGAAGACGAAGAGTCGGCCTTAAAGAGATGCCAACCTAGAACATTTCATTC TATCCCAAATGatccagagagaagaagagcctGGCTTGTTGGTCTCCATCGAAAGAAATGGACACCTAGTTCACATTCCCGTGTCTGCTCTGACCATTTTAAAGAGAGTGACATGGACAGAACTGGCCAGACTGTCAGGGTTCGTTCTGATGCCATTCCAACTCGACTTAAAAGCCTCCCAAAACATTTGAGGATGACG GCAACAAAACCAAGGAAACCACCATTAGACCGTTCAAAAGTCATTACAAGCAAAGCTGTTCAAGAACGTATAGGCCTACAACTTGAAAATACAGTCCCAGAATGCAATCGAGTGTCACCTACAAGAAGGGTACAATTGAGTGACCATCAGTATTACAATCCTGAGTGCAACCCTTCAAGAAATGTACAACTGGTTGATCATGAGTACTACATCAAGGATTCACCAAAACGATTAACTGGGAAACTTCACCTGTCCAATGAAAAAATTGCAATTTTACGAAAGAAACTGAAACATGCTCAGCAGAAATCCAGACGTTTGCAAATGAAAGTCAAGTCACTGAAGGACATTGTAAAACATCTGCGCAAAAAACAGAGGCAGCTGGAGTTGGGAACTTCACATGAAAATGTGTCCTCTGAAAACAgttcaaaaagtaaaaagaaaaatacgtGA
- the LOC134097305 gene encoding protein c-Fos-like, producing MSTADTQPMVHPTVNTVSPASGAARHRRSRCLSPSSSSESDSREKSSRRKRQKDKLSPEEEEKRMLRRERNKIAAAKCRNRRRELTDRLQDETDQLEEEKTTLQAEIDNLMREKAQLEMVLSAHEPTCKIAKVEEEVQQSPHSSNQHLSPVLDPRKAPEMLPSLQDLEMHAGGISSTAAILGNSNILLCSSAVEATSELEAFLGVKEESSRDIAVESESSSGYDVAPAVPDIDLTNSLGISDWETLYKSMADNLEILNSPTVISSPTCGSSLHGFEFNYPDFDSLADDCECGGQTKGRSDVVKDILNSPTLLAL from the exons ATGTCCACAGCAGACACGCAGCCGATGGTCCATCCTACCGTCAACACAGTCTCCCCAGCATCAGGCGCTGCAAGGCACAGAAGATCACGGTGCCTTTCCCCATCGTCCTCTTCGGAAAGCGACAGCCGTGAAAAATCATCCCGCaggaaaagacaaaaagacaaa CTCtccccagaggaggaggagaagaggatgcttaggagagaaagaaataaaattgCTGCAGCCAAGTGTCGCAACAGAAGAAGAGAGCTCACGGACAGACTACAAGAT GAAACGGACCAGCTTGAGGAGGAGAAAACCACTCTGCAAGCTGAGATAGATAATCtcatgagagagaaagcacagctTGAAATGGTCCTATCAGCCCACGAGCCCACCTGCAAGATCGCAAAGGTTGAGGAAGAGGTGCAGCAGAGTCCGCATAGCTCCAATCAGCACCTGTCCCCAGTTCTTGACCCCAGAAAGGCTCCTGAGATGCTGCCATCCCTCCAGGACCTGGAAATGCATGCAGGCGGCATCTCGTCGACCGCCGCGATCTTGGGCAACTCTAACATCTTGCTATGCTCCAGTGCCGTGGAGGCCACATCCGAGTTAGAGGCCTTCCTGGGGGTAAAGGAAGAGTCCTCGCGGGATATCGCCGTGGAGTCCGAGAGCAGCAGCGGATATGATGTGGCCCCTGCTGTCCCCGACATCGACCTCACCAATTCCCTCGGCATCTCCGACTGGGAAACACTCTACAAGTCCATGGCAGACAACTTGGAGATCCTCAACAGCCCTACTGTGATCTCCAGCCCGACGTGTGGCAGTAGCCTTCATGGGTTTGAGTTCAACTACCCAGATTTTGACAGTTTGGCAGATGACTGTGAATGTGGCGGTCAAACAAAAGGCCGATCGGATGTGGTTAAAGATATTCTGAACTCCCCCACGCTTTTGGCTCTGTAG
- the tmed10 gene encoding transmembrane emp24 domain-containing protein 10 encodes MNRLGVLLILPVLLESVVSISFFLPVNTRKCLREEIHKDVLVTGEYEISEQQSTKTNLKITDSSGHILYSKEDATKGKFAFTTEDYDMFEVCFESKSPMGTGRVPDQLVNLDMKHGVEAKNYEEIAKVEKLKPLEVELRRLEDLSESIVNDFAYMKKREEEMRDTNESTNTRVLYFSIFSMCCLIGLATWQVFYLRRFFKAKKLIE; translated from the exons ATGAATCGGCTCGGTGTGCTGTTAATTTTACCAGTTTTACTGGAATCAGTGGTATCCATATCTTTCTTTTTACCGGTCAACACAAGGAAATGTCTACGGGAAGAGATCCACAAAGATGTGCTTGTAACAGGAGAGTATGAAATTAGTGAACAACAGAGCACGAAAACTAACCTGAAG ATCACGGATTCCTCAGGCCACATTCTTTATTCTAAAGAAGATGCCACGAAGGGAAAATTCGCCTTCACCACAGAGGATTACGACATGTTTgaagtttgttttgaaagcaaatCCCCAATGG GAACTGGGAGGGTCCCTGATCAATTGGTCAACTTGGACATGAAGCATGGTGTGGAGGCGAAGAATTATGAGGAG ATTGCCAAAGTGGAGAAGCTGAAACCATTGGAGGTTGAGCTGAGGCGACTGGAAGATCTGTCGGAGTCCATTGTCAATGATTTTGCATAcatgaagaaaagagaggaggagatgagggataCCAATG AATCCACCAACACGCGCGTCCTGTACTTCAGCATATTCTCCATGTGCTGCTTGAttgggctggccacctggcaggtGTTCTACCTGCGCCGCTTTTTCAAGGCCAAGAAGCTCATTGAGTAG
- the jdp2b gene encoding jun dimerization protein 2, giving the protein MMPGQIPDPSLTAGSLPSLGPLAGISATTLTDQLKFSELCSLGAMLSPLHFLARHGKRSLVLKDEMEEEEDRRKRRREKNKVAAARCRNKKKERTDFLQKESERLEVVNSELKAQIEDLKVERQQLIHMLNLHRPTCIVRTDSIKTPESEANPLLEQLKEK; this is encoded by the exons ATGATGCCAGGACAGATCCCTGACCCCTCGCTGACGGCCGGCTCCCTCCCCAGCCTGGGCCCGCTGGCCGGGATCTCAGCCACCACGCTCACCGACCAGCTCAAGTTCTCCGAGCTGTGCAGCCTGGGCGCCATGCTCTCGCCACTGCACTTCCTCGCCAGGCACGGGAAGAGATCGCTGGTCCTCAAggatgag atggaagaagaggaagatagGAGGAAGCGAAGAcgagagaaaaacaaagttGCAGCGGCCCGATGtcgaaacaaaaagaaagagagaacggaCTTCCTTCAAAAA GAGTCGGAGCGCCTGGAGGTGGTCAACTCGGAGCTGAAGGCCCAGATCGAGGACCTGAAGGTAGAGCGCCAGCAGCTCATCCACATGCTCAACCTCCACCGGCCCACGTGCATCGTGCGGACGGACAGCATCAAAACGCCCGAGAGCGAGGCCAACCCTCTCCTCGAGCAGCTCAAGGAGAAGTga
- the eif2b2 gene encoding translation initiation factor eIF-2B subunit beta, whose protein sequence is MPGADKGTDLSERIEAFLAELKRGGSGAGPLRGAGETARETTALLRRITAQARWSSAGDLMEIIRKEGRRMTAAQPSETTVGNMVRRVLKIIREEYARSTGSSEEADQQDSLHKLLTSGGLSDDNFRQHFPSLKANVIEAINELLTELEGTTDNIAMQALEHIHSNEVIMTIGRSRTVEAFLKDAARKRKFHVIVAECAPFCQGHEMATSLSKADIETTVIADAAIFAVMSRVNKVIIGTQTVLANGGLRAVNGTHTLALAAKHHSTPLIVCAPMFKLSPQFPNEEDTFHKFVSPHEVLPFSEGEILSKVNVHCPVFDYVPPELITLFISNIGGNAPSYIYRLVSELYHPEDHEL, encoded by the exons ATGCCCGGTGCCGATAAAGGAACAGACCTCTCGGAACGCATAGAGGCATTCCTTGCTGAACTGAAACGTGGAGGAAGTGGGGCAGGACCACTCCGTGGTGCTGGAGAGACAGCCCGAGAAACCACAGCCCTGTTACGGAGGATTACAGCGCAAGCACGATGGAGCAGCGCtg GGGATCTGATGGAGATCATACGCAAAGAGGGGAGACGGATGACAGCTGCTCAGCCATCTGAGACCACAGTTGGCAACATGGTGCGCAGAGTGTTGAAGATCATCAGAGAAGAGTATGCCAG GTCTACAGGGAGTAGTGAAGAAGCTGATCAGCAGGATTCTCTTCACAAACTTCTGACATCTGGGGGGCTGAGCGATGACAACTTCAGACAGCACTTCCCGTCACTTAAAGCTAATGTGATAGAAGCAATAAACGAGCTCCTCACTGAATTGG AGGGGACCACAGACAACATTGCCATGCAGGCTTTGGAGCACATCCATTCTAATGAAGTTATCATGACAATTGGACGCTCTCGAACAGTAGAGGCCTTCTTAAAAGATGCGGCAAGAAAGCGTAAATTCCATGTTATTGTGGCAGAGTGTGCTCCTTTCTGTCAG GGTCATGAGATGGCTACCAGCCTGTCGAAAGCTGACATTGAAACAACTGTCATTGCTGATGCTGCCATATTTGCTGTGATGTCCCGAGTTAACAAG GTCATCATTGGTACACAGACTGTGCTGGCAAATGGAGGACTGCGAGCTGttaatgggacacacacactggcactagCTGCCAAGCACCACTCGACTCCGCTCATTGTGTGTGCTCCAATGTTCAAGCTGTCGCCACAG TTCCCTAACGAAGAGGACACTTTTCACAAGTTTGTGTCACCACATGAAGTTCTTCCCTTCTCTGAAG GTGAGATCCTCTCCAAGGTGAACGTACACTGCCCGGTGTTTGACTACGTTCCTCCAGAGCTCATCACGCTCTTCATCTCCAACATTGGTGGGAATGCTCCCTCATACATCTACCGCCTAGTGAGTGAGCTGTACCACCCTGAGGACCATGAATTGTGA